In Penaeus vannamei isolate JL-2024 chromosome 14, ASM4276789v1, whole genome shotgun sequence, one DNA window encodes the following:
- the LOC113814463 gene encoding uncharacterized protein, which produces MEVLTRKESDGELMETLCRLCGTNDCGRMLHLGDTYSMVGASDIIFNLLDSISVILKLQDDDEVLMSKHVCLSCFNIAVDVQAFIDSSINFQKTTIRQIFPEHKLVETQDITLIQAPFGSLRKESEIVEHHINDDGKVDEPVLKSQDLLQNGCFLETSNVLLKSKFATTDKEEDIAEGNIASDFQESPDSVNADVSHSNVKVTINSSELGVIDQVSKDEIPSVHNEHVPELPSISTEFQTDPSVKTDVKITDEGDKVSNCSKEDACDTAHSPLASQRQSTNSTNSSTNKSKKAKVVVDRQEKGKESSKTCPVCSKSFPRQSQLKSHLVSHSGTRPFECKICHTKFKYRRNLVEHSSIHNEIPSFICSKCGLTFKQRSNLLKHERIHREKDKHCYRCPHCNNQYTQSSHLRTHIRNVHENNKGHKCDVCDAVVLCQSSLRRHMATVHANSAKFVCPHCNKGFNNNQNYQGHLRRHSGERPYSCSTCTKTFTTTKALSRHRLIHQGIKSHKCIHCSKAFYELCDLKKHAKRHLKRVKKSNKSLAPSKAGENASNSTTQVVTGMNSLNLMVLTESLLFSEPQPLLETSAPRVTEILLPDGKLGTPKEVTAQPLLGPEVIEANPPNLQQSSMELSKISNMLQPGEEVLTPSPLLPATPVLSAENVEAISVLADTAVLQPPETKTVIATPIDPSRVLQPTDMGVEEELPRPENRDVSLEAQEASQCSSSTDGPTMVVLSSVGASSEYLPVAEQESHTGNSEIDGARHQQGERILSHATW; this is translated from the exons ATGGAGGTTTTGACAAGAAAAGAGAGCGATGGAGAACTTATGGAGACGCTCTGTAGATTATGCGGCACGAATGACTGCGGTCGAATGTTACATTTGGGTGATACGTATTCTATGGTTGGAGCGAGTGACATCATTTTCAACTTGTTAGACAGTATATCGGTTATACTAAAACTGCAG gatgatgatgaagtatTGATGTCAAAACATGTATGCTTATCATGTTTCAACATAGCAGTTGATGTCCAGGCTTTCATAGATTCCAGTATAAATTTTCAAAAGACAACAATAAGACAGATATTTCCAGAACATAAGTTGGTGGAAACACAAGACATCACTCTGATTCAAGCACCTTTTGGAAGTCTGCGGAAGGAGTCTGAGATTGTTGAGCATCatatcaatgatgatggtaaagttgATGAACCAGTATTAAAGTCCCAGGATCTGTTACAGAATGGCTGTTTTTTAGAAACAAGTAATGTCTTATTGAAATCTAAATTTGCTAcaacagacaaagaggaagataTAGCCGAAGGAAACATTGCAAGTGACTTTCAGGAATCACCAGATTCTGTTAATGCTGATGTATCACATAGTAATGTAAAAGTTACCATAAATTCCTCTGAGTTAGGTGTTATTGATCAAGTGTCAAAGGATGAAATCCCTTCCGTCCACAATGAACATGTGCCAGAGTTACCAAGTATCTCCACAGAATTTCAGACAGACCCAAGTGTCAAGACTGATGTAAAGATTACAGATGAAGGAGACAAGGTCTCTAATTGTTCTAAAGAAGATGCATGTGACACTGCACATTCTCCCTTAGCTTCTCAGCGTCAAAGCACCAATAGTACCAACTCAAGTACAAATAAGAGTAAGAAAGCAAAGGTAGTTGTAGatagacaagaaaaaggaaaagaaagtagcAAGACATGTCCAGTATGTTCAAAAAGTTTTCCAAGGCAGAGCCAACTAAAAAGCCACCTTGTAAGTCACAGCGGAACTAGACCATTTGAGTGCAAGATTTGTCACACTAAATTCAAATACCGTCGAAACCTCGTTGAACATTCCAGTATACATAATGAAATTCCATCCTTCATCTGCTCAAAATGTGGCTTAACATTCAAGCAAAGAAGCAA cTTACTTAAACATGAGAGGATTCatcgagagaaagacaaacactgTTACCGCTGTCCTCACTGTAACAACCAGTACACTCAGTCTTCACATCTAAGAACACATATTAGAAATGTTCATGAAA ATAACAAGGGACACAAATGCGATGTCTGTGATGCTGTAGTTCTCTGTCAGTCATCTCTGAGACGGCACATGGCAACTGTCCATGCTAACTCAGCCAAGTTTGTCTGTCCCCATTGTAATAAAGGCTTCAATAACAACCAGAATTACCAAG GGCACCTGAGGCGGCATTCTGGTGAGCGTCCATATAGCTGCTCCACGTGCACCAAGACATTCACCACCACGAAGGCCCTAAGCAGGCATCGTTTAATTCATCAGGGAATCAAGAGCCATAAG tgtATCCACTGCAGTAAGGCATTTTATGAATTATGTGACTTAAAGAAGCATGCCAAGCGTCACCTGAAACGTGTgaagaaatccaacaaaagtcTGGCTCCTAGTAAAGCTGGAGAGAATGCGAGTAACTCTACCACTCAGGTGGTGACTGGTATGAATTCACTCAACTTGATGGTTCTCACAGAGTCTCTGCTCTTTAGTGAGCCCCAACCACTGCTTGAAACATCAGCGCCTAGAGTAACAGAG ATACTTCTGCCAGATGGGAAATTAGGCACACCTAAAGAAGTCACAGCACAACCACTTCTGGGTCCAGAGGTTATAGAAGCTAATCCACCAAATTTGCAGCAGTCATCAATGGAACTGTCCAAAATTTCAAACATGTTACAGCCAGGAGAGGAAGTTCTGACACCATCGCCATTATTACCTGCTACACCAGTCTTATCTGCAGAAAATGTAGAAGCAATCTCTGTGCTGGCTGACACAGCTGTCTTGCAACCACCTGAAACAAAGACTGTCATAGCCACACCCATTGACCCTTCCAGAGTCTTGCAGCCAACAGACATGGGAGTTGAGGAGGAGCTCCCTAGACCTGAGAACAGAGATGTAAGTCTGGAAGCACAGGAGGCATCCCAGTGTAGCTCTAGTACTGATGGCCCAACTATGGTTGTGCTGTCATCAGTAGGTGCTTCTTCTGAGTACTTACCTGTTGCTGAACAAGAATCTCATACAGGGAATTCTGAAATTGATGGGGCCAGACATCAGCAAGGTGAGAGGATCCTTAGCCATGCTACTTGGTAA